One part of the Gadus macrocephalus chromosome 8, ASM3116895v1 genome encodes these proteins:
- the arf1 gene encoding ADP-ribosylation factor 1, translating to MGNFFGSLFSFLNKKEMRILMVGLDAAGKTTILYKLKLGEIVTTIPTIGFNVETVEYKNISFTVWDVGGQDKIRPLWRHYFQNTQGLIFVVDSNDKERATEAHEELMRMLSEDELRDAVLLVFANKQDLPNAMTSAELTDKLGLHSLRHRNWYIQATCATSGDGLYEGLEWLSNQLKKQK from the exons ATGGGGAATTTCTTTGGTAGTTTGTTCAGTTTTCTGAATAAGAAGGAGATGAGGATCCTCATGGTCGGGCTGGACGCCGCTGGAAAGACGACGATATTGTACAAACTCAAGCTTGGTGAAATCGTGACAACCATCCCCACCATAG GTTTCAACGTAGAGACGGTGGAGTACAAGAACATCAGCTTCACTGTCTGGGACGTCGGGGGTCAAGACAAAATCCGACCGTTGTGGCGCCATTACTTCCAGAACACTCAGg GTCTGATCTTCGTTGTGGACAGCAACGACAAAGAGCGAGCCACAGAGGCCCACGAGGAGCTGATGAGGATGTTGTCCGAAGACGAGCTGCGTGATGCCGTGTTGTTAGTGTTCGCCAACAAACAG GATCTCCCAAATGCGATGACATCCGCAGAACTCACAGACAAGTTGGGGCTCCACTCGCTGCGCCACAGAAACTGGTACATCCAGGCCACGTGCGCCACCAGCGGAGACGGCCTGTACGAAGGCCTGGAGTGGCTGTCAAACCAGCTGAAGAAACAGAAATAA